TCATGTTTAGATACGACACTAAACACCCGTGTTCTAAAAAGTGCAATGTAGTCAGTTATTACTCTGAACAACTGTTATTTACACTTTTTATTGCATTCGAAACCAATTTTTTGGAACGCCGATTTTTATAGGCTGTCTTGAACAAATGGCTTTGGGCGCCATTATTCTGCACCCCTCTTTATCAAAAACTCGGCCCTTCGATTTTGTTGGCGCCCATCATCCGTGGCATTATCTGCAATAGGCTTGGCACTACCATAACCCTTTAGCGCCACCCGCTCTTTTGAAAGGCCCAACCCAATCAGATAAGAGACAATGGCGTTTGCCCGCCTTTGGGAAAGTGCCATGTTGTATTGGTGGCTTCCCCTATTGTCGGTGTGGGCATGGATCTCGATGTTGAAAGCAGGTTTCTTTTGCAAATAATTAAAAATTTCTTCCAGTTCTGCCTCGGCATCGGGGCTCAAACGGTGGCTATCAAAATCAAAATGTACGTTTTTAAAGGCATAGGTCGAATCAATGGCAAAAGATTCATCTTCAGGCGGCCCAGCTTCTTCAGCCGAGACAGTGACCATATCAATATAGTAGTACGCACCCTTCTTCGTTTCGCGCCGTTTGGTCTTTATCTTTCGCGTGCCCGCATTATCGCGAAAATTGCCAATGGTCAGATAGCGCTCAAAGCCCTTGGCCCTGAACTCGGCCTGAACTTCCAACCAATCGGTCTTATCTTGGTGGAACTCCGGATGGTTAATTTCAAAAAAGTGCATTTTATTGCCCTTGGTGCTATATAGCCTGCCTTTTGATAAATGTTTCTTTGTCTCAAGGTCAATGGGATGGTAGGAGAACAATACCCCAAAATCTTTCACGGCAAAATCAGAGCCTTCGGCCAGGCTTATATAGAACTTTAGCCGATACGTTTTGTTTTTTTGAAGCATTTTTGACAGCTCGACTTGTACATATTCCCTATAGTCGGCCGGTGCAAAGAAATAAAGCCCGGCATATGCATTGCCATATTTGGGGTGCTGAATGCCGTTAAAGTTCTCTGGCGCGCCCATTACTGTACTGCAACTGTTGAAGTAATCAGTGGTGCCTTTCGTGGGCGTGCTCCAATCCACAACATGTACGTTGAATGTACCCAACGAATTGGGGCATTCAACAAACTCTTCAAAACTGGGGTTTTTGACCAGGTTTTGGGAAAATGTGAAAACTGAAAAAGAAAACAAAAAAACCAATATCCAAATCTTCATCGCCATCAAGACCTTGGTTGTCAATTCCTAAGTTAAGGAATACGTCCGAAAGAAGTGATTTACCTAAGGAAACGGATGAAATATTCGTTAAAAGTCAAATTTGTACGACGCACCTGCCAACACTTGAAAGCCCTGTACCCTAAAATTGGCCCAACGTTGATAGTTATTGTTGGCAATGTTCGAGGCCTTGGCAAAGATCGAGAGCTGCTCATTGAAACGATAGCCGACATGGGCGTTGGCATCAAAAAAACCATCCAAGGTTATGATGGCGGATGGAAATTCTGAGGGTGCCGCATTCGGTACAGCTGTGGCAACCAAATCGTCACGCTCGCCCACATAAAACAAATTGGCACCCATAAACCATTGGTCGGTAATCTGATAATCCATGAAAAGGGAACCTTTCAGACTGGGTAGGTTCCAGGCAGGGTTGTCGGTCTCCGTATCGTAATCGTATACCTCAGCGTTGATGCCGAGGGTAAAGTTTCGGTTTACATCGATGTTCAGTTCCCCAAAAATTCCCAAGGTCTTGACATCATCATAGAATACCTGGAAAGAATTGCCGTAGTAATAGCCTTTTTCATCGTTTCTAAACAGGTTTTCAGGGTTCAAGAGGAATAGGGGCTTCCTATTTTCAGCGGTGTAAGACCCCTTTATGTTGTATCCTACATTTGAAAACAATTGCCCTTTTAAGCCAACATACCCTTCGTATTGGCGGTCTGTGGGCTGAATGGCCAAAGTGGGCGACACATACGGATTTTCATCCACCAACCCATGATAGGAGTTCTGGTGCAGTTCACCCTTGATGCCACCATAGGCAATAACCATCTCGTCGACCAACCGATAGGAGGCCGTGACCGATGGATAAATATAGAAACTGCCATTGCTGTTTTCCAAATCGTTACCGTACACAAAATTGGCCCCCAGATTCAGGGTCAGGTCATCGCGCAATACCAAAAGACTTGGATTCAGGCCTACCTGAAAATGCCCATAGTCGATGCCTGTCGTGTTCACGGTGTTGTTCAGATCGGCATTTGCAAAGCTTCCGCCCACATAATCGAGTTTTGCCTTGATGGTTACCAACTCTTCAGTGATGGGCAGTTCAATGGTAGGTTGGACCATTACACGGTTTTCACCTGACTCCACGCCATCCCAAAAACGCCTGAGCAAAATATGTCCACTCTTGAAAAAAGAATCCTCAAGATTTAAGTGGGCCTTGGCCTGGGCGTTGAAATAGTTCTGGCCTTCGTCGATAGCCGCAACAGTGGCCTCGTCAAATTCGTCGTTTTCTATTCCATACCAGTTATAAAACTGGTGGTGCAGACCAATACTTGCCCCCCAATCAAGATCCCGTTCTTTCTTGGCATACGAAACATCCAACTTGGTATTATAAAAGTCTGTATCCAATGGGGTATTCTCAATATCGCCGCGAGAAGAATGGTGGCTCAGACCAAAATCAAGCAAATCTTCACCACGGTTGAAATCCCTGCTTGTATAAAAATCGACAAGTGCGTTGTTGTAATTGCCGAGGCCTATGGAGGCATAAGAATTGTAGAGCGTTGGCGGGGGGGTCTTTTCCACTTTTGAAGCCTTTGCCTTGGCCGGTGTAAAGGTCGAAGCCACGGGTACCGAAAAAATACTGTAGGCGACGGGCTTCTTTTGCAATACGATGGAATCGCCAAAACTCGGACTCGACCTGATCTTAAAGGCATCTGAAACGGTGGGGGAATACGGTTTAACAACAGTAACCGTTTCAGTACCTATATCATTGTCAGTTTCTTGGGCACTGACCCCTACCCAAAGGCTCAAAAAGGACAACAACATCCATATTCTTCTGTCAGTTCGGGCGTAGTCGAGAACTTTTTTATCAGATTGATAGGCGAGACATCTCGACTGCGCTCGATGTGACATCTTTATTTTTTTCATAAACATTAGTTTTCGTTGGGATCGATTGATGAATTTCTTTCGGTCTCTTTGGATTTTATCACAGAAAGTTCGCCTTGGGCTTCGGCCACGATCTCGTCATATTCTGAAAAGT
This portion of the Flagellimonas lutaonensis genome encodes:
- a CDS encoding OmpA family protein — protein: MAMKIWILVFLFSFSVFTFSQNLVKNPSFEEFVECPNSLGTFNVHVVDWSTPTKGTTDYFNSCSTVMGAPENFNGIQHPKYGNAYAGLYFFAPADYREYVQVELSKMLQKNKTYRLKFYISLAEGSDFAVKDFGVLFSYHPIDLETKKHLSKGRLYSTKGNKMHFFEINHPEFHQDKTDWLEVQAEFRAKGFERYLTIGNFRDNAGTRKIKTKRRETKKGAYYYIDMVTVSAEEAGPPEDESFAIDSTYAFKNVHFDFDSHRLSPDAEAELEEIFNYLQKKPAFNIEIHAHTDNRGSHQYNMALSQRRANAIVSYLIGLGLSKERVALKGYGSAKPIADNATDDGRQQNRRAEFLIKRGAE
- a CDS encoding TonB-dependent receptor domain-containing protein, with product MKKIKMSHRAQSRCLAYQSDKKVLDYARTDRRIWMLLSFLSLWVGVSAQETDNDIGTETVTVVKPYSPTVSDAFKIRSSPSFGDSIVLQKKPVAYSIFSVPVASTFTPAKAKASKVEKTPPPTLYNSYASIGLGNYNNALVDFYTSRDFNRGEDLLDFGLSHHSSRGDIENTPLDTDFYNTKLDVSYAKKERDLDWGASIGLHHQFYNWYGIENDEFDEATVAAIDEGQNYFNAQAKAHLNLEDSFFKSGHILLRRFWDGVESGENRVMVQPTIELPITEELVTIKAKLDYVGGSFANADLNNTVNTTGIDYGHFQVGLNPSLLVLRDDLTLNLGANFVYGNDLENSNGSFYIYPSVTASYRLVDEMVIAYGGIKGELHQNSYHGLVDENPYVSPTLAIQPTDRQYEGYVGLKGQLFSNVGYNIKGSYTAENRKPLFLLNPENLFRNDEKGYYYGNSFQVFYDDVKTLGIFGELNIDVNRNFTLGINAEVYDYDTETDNPAWNLPSLKGSLFMDYQITDQWFMGANLFYVGERDDLVATAVPNAAPSEFPSAIITLDGFFDANAHVGYRFNEQLSIFAKASNIANNNYQRWANFRVQGFQVLAGASYKFDF